Proteins from a genomic interval of Homalodisca vitripennis isolate AUS2020 unplaced genomic scaffold, UT_GWSS_2.1 ScUCBcl_910;HRSCAF=3854, whole genome shotgun sequence:
- the LOC124371090 gene encoding collagen alpha-1(III) chain-like: MPSADIDRCPDGHQGEVHQRPSLGDAQLLQPGDGGLREGSTGSDDHGDDLPSWPGNPSGSWGAAAAVVQMPSADIDRCPDGHQGEVHQRPSLGDAQLLQPGDGGLREGSTGSDDHGDDLPSWPGNPSGSWGAAAAVVQMPSADIDRCPDGHQGEVHQRPSLGDAQLLQPGDGGLREGSTGSDDHGDDLPSWPGNPSGSWGAAAAVVQMPSADIDRCPDGHQGEVHQRPSLGDAQLLQPGDGGLREGSTGSDDHGDDLPSWPGNPSGSWGAAAAVVQMPSADIDRCPDGHQGEVHQRPSLGDAQLLQPGDGGLREGSTGSDDHGDDLPSWPGNPSGSWGAAAAVVQMPSADIDRCPDGHQGEVHQRPSLGDAQLLQPGDGGLREGSTGSDDHGDDLPSWPGNPSGSWGAAAAVVQMPSADIDRCPDGHQGEVHQRPSLGDAQLLQPGDGGLREGSTGSDDHGDDLPSWPGNPSGSWGAAAAVVQMPSADIDRCPDGHQGEVHQRPSLGDAQLLQPGDGGLREGSTGSDDHGDDLPSWPGNPSGSWGAAAAVVQMPSADIDRCPDGHQGEVHQRPSLGDAQLLQPGDGGLREGSTGSDDHGHDLPSWPGNPSGSWGAAAGEGDIDDEDTVSLVDHEIRPQAILPDVELLLPGHGPSSLLTVLFDGSHDSVVSILARCPAEHSPMTCPRVSGFRRHRRHKVTLFLAVRFIAVLVPKVLVLSLRASMYCPGLKAFWLRSQWFPNGLFRNQLTP, translated from the exons ATGCCCTCTGCAGATATCGATCGATGTCCTGATGGCCATCAGGGTGAAGTCCATCAGCGTCCGTCTCTCGGTGATGCCCAGCTTCTTCAGCCCGGTGACGGTGGCTTGAGGGAGGGCTCCACGGGTTCCGACGACCACGGGGATGACCTCCCGTCGTGGCCTGGAAATCCCTCTGGATCGTGGGGAGCAGCGGCTG CCGTAGTCCAGATGCCCTCTGCAGATATCGATCGATGTCCTGATGGCCATCAGGGTGAAGTCCATCAGCGTCCGTCTCTCGGTGATGCCCAGCTTCTTCAGCCCGGTGACGGTGGCTTGAGGGAGGGCTCCACGGGTTCCGACGACCACGGGGATGACCTCCCGTCGTGGCCTGGAAATCCCTCTGGATCGTGGGGAGCAGCGGCTG CCGTAGTCCAGATGCCCTCTGCAGATATCGATCGATGTCCTGATGGCCATCAGGGTGAAGTCCATCAGCGTCCGTCTCTCGGTGATGCCCAGCTTCTTCAGCCCGGTGACGGTGGCTTGAGGGAGGGCTCCACGGGTTCCGACGACCACGGGGATGACCTCCCGTCGTGGCCTGGAAATCCCTCTGGATCGTGGGGAGCAGCGGCTG CCGTAGTCCAGATGCCCTCTGCAGATATCGATCGATGTCCTGATGGCCATCAGGGTGAAGTCCATCAGCGTCCGTCTCTCGGTGATGCCCAGCTTCTTCAGCCCGGTGACGGTGGCTTGAGGGAGGGCTCCACGGGTTCCGACGACCACGGGGATGACCTCCCGTCGTGGCCTGGAAATCCCTCTGGATCGTGGGGAGCAGCGGCTG CCGTAGTCCAGATGCCCTCTGCAGATATCGATCGATGTCCTGATGGCCATCAGGGTGAAGTCCATCAGCGTCCGTCTCTCGGTGATGCCCAGCTTCTTCAGCCCGGTGACGGTGGCTTGAGGGAGGGCTCCACGGGTTCCGACGACCACGGGGATGACCTCCCGTCGTGGCCTGGAAATCCCTCTGGATCGTGGGGAGCAGCGGCTG CCGTAGTCCAGATGCCCTCTGCAGATATCGATCGATGTCCTGATGGCCATCAGGGTGAAGTCCATCAGCGTCCGTCTCTCGGTGATGCCCAGCTTCTTCAGCCCGGTGACGGTGGCTTGAGGGAGGGCTCCACGGGTTCCGACGACCACGGGGATGACCTCCCGTCGTGGCCTGGAAATCCCTCTGGATCGTGGGGAGCAGCGGCTG CCGTAGTCCAGATGCCCTCTGCAGATATCGATCGATGTCCTGATGGCCATCAGGGTGAAGTCCATCAGCGTCCGTCTCTCGGTGATGCCCAGCTTCTTCAGCCCGGTGACGGTGGCTTGAGGGAGGGCTCCACGGGTTCCGACGACCACGGGGATGACCTCCCGTCGTGGCCTGGAAATCCCTCTGGATCGTGGGGAGCAGCGGCTG CCGTAGTCCAGATGCCCTCTGCAGATATCGATCGATGTCCTGATGGCCATCAGGGTGAAGTCCATCAGCGTCCGTCTCTCGGTGATGCCCAGCTTCTTCAGCCCGGTGACGGTGGCTTGAGGGAGGGCTCCACGGGTTCCGACGACCACGGGGATGACCTCCCGTCGTGGCCTGGAAATCCCTCTGGATCGTGGGGAGCAGCGGCTG CCGTAGTCCAGATGCCCTCTGCAGATATCGATCGATGTCCTGATGGCCATCAGGGTGAAGTCCATCAGCGTCCGTCTCTCGGTGATGCCCAGCTTCTTCAGCCCGGTGACGGTGGCTTGAGGGAGGGCTCCACGGGTTCCGACGACCACGGGCATGACCTCCCGTCGTGGCCTGGAAATCCCTCTGGATCGTGGGGAGCAGCGGCTG GGGAGGGTGACATCGACGATGAGGACACGGTCTCGCTGGTTGACCACGAGATCCGGCCTCAGGCGATCCTCCCCGACGTTGAACTGTTGCTCCCTGGCCACGGTCCATCCTCTCTTCTTACAGTTCTCTTCGATGGCTCCCACGATTCAGTTGTGTCTATCCTCGCTCGCTGTCCCGCTGAACACTCACCGATGACGTGTCCCAGAGTTTCCGGTTTTAGACGGCACCGCCGGCACAAGGTGACGTTATTTTTGGCTGTTCGGTTTATCGCCGTCCTGGTCCCGAAGGTGTTGGTTCTCAGTTTGAGGGCGTCAATGTACTGCCCCGGCCTCAAGGCGTTCTGGTTGAGGAGCCAATGGTTCCCCAACGGGTTGTTTCGGAACCAGTTGACTCCCTAA